The Puntigrus tetrazona isolate hp1 chromosome 19, ASM1883169v1, whole genome shotgun sequence genome has a segment encoding these proteins:
- the dazl gene encoding deleted in azoospermia-like isoform X1 yields MYQGVQLPLCLICGLYSQDIQKHRPGFPSSLKLSNGYILPEGKMTPNTLFVGGIDMKVDENEIREFFAKYGSVKEVKIITYRGGICKGYGFVYFSEDVDIQTIVDQPISFKGRKLKLGPAIMKERNYRSMSSSMIGPSQWMSPSPYVYCSCCPQGLAPPSPVFNGGNQYVQPYSYSSPPGFIVPQVPMNYAQTTYAYQYPVPQWCGEQRTRLVNQNYVDCGVQTLLTLL; encoded by the exons ATGTATCAGGGCGTTCAGTTACCCCTGTGTCTCATATGTGGGTTATATTCACAG GATATCCAGAAGCACCGTCCGGGCTTCCCGTCCTCTCTGAAGTTGTCTAACGGTTATATTTTACCTGAGGGCAAGATGACGCCCAACACACTGTTCGTCGGCGGGATCGACATGAAG GTGGACGAAAACGAGATCAGAGAGTTCTTTGCCAAGTACGGGTCTGTGAAAGAAGTGAAAATCATCACTTATCGAGGAGGGATATGCAAAGG GTAcggttttgtttatttcagcgAGGACGTGGATATCCAGACGATTGTTGAT CAGCCGATCAGTTTTAAAGGGAGAAAACTCAAACTGGGACCTGCCATCATGAAAGAGCGAAATTATC GTTCCATGTCGTCTTCAATGATTGGTCCATCGCAGTGGATGAGCCCCAGCCCGTATGTGTACTGCAGCTGCTGTCCCCAAGGCCTGGCCCCCCCCTCACCTGTCTTCAATGGAGGGAATCAGTACGTGCAG CCTTACTCATACTCCAGTCCTCCAGGATTTATTGTCCCACAGGTGCCCATGAACTATGCACAGACCACATATGCATACCAg tatccCGTGCCACAGTGGTGTGGAGAGCAGAGGACGAGGCTTGTCAATCAG AACTATGTGGATTGTGGAGTGCAGACCTTGCTAACCCTTCTTTAG
- the dazl gene encoding deleted in azoospermia-like isoform X2 — MDIQKHRPGFPSSLKLSNGYILPEGKMTPNTLFVGGIDMKVDENEIREFFAKYGSVKEVKIITYRGGICKGYGFVYFSEDVDIQTIVDQPISFKGRKLKLGPAIMKERNYRSMSSSMIGPSQWMSPSPYVYCSCCPQGLAPPSPVFNGGNQYVQPYSYSSPPGFIVPQVPMNYAQTTYAYQYPVPQWCGEQRTRLVNQNYVDCGVQTLLTLL, encoded by the exons ATG GATATCCAGAAGCACCGTCCGGGCTTCCCGTCCTCTCTGAAGTTGTCTAACGGTTATATTTTACCTGAGGGCAAGATGACGCCCAACACACTGTTCGTCGGCGGGATCGACATGAAG GTGGACGAAAACGAGATCAGAGAGTTCTTTGCCAAGTACGGGTCTGTGAAAGAAGTGAAAATCATCACTTATCGAGGAGGGATATGCAAAGG GTAcggttttgtttatttcagcgAGGACGTGGATATCCAGACGATTGTTGAT CAGCCGATCAGTTTTAAAGGGAGAAAACTCAAACTGGGACCTGCCATCATGAAAGAGCGAAATTATC GTTCCATGTCGTCTTCAATGATTGGTCCATCGCAGTGGATGAGCCCCAGCCCGTATGTGTACTGCAGCTGCTGTCCCCAAGGCCTGGCCCCCCCCTCACCTGTCTTCAATGGAGGGAATCAGTACGTGCAG CCTTACTCATACTCCAGTCCTCCAGGATTTATTGTCCCACAGGTGCCCATGAACTATGCACAGACCACATATGCATACCAg tatccCGTGCCACAGTGGTGTGGAGAGCAGAGGACGAGGCTTGTCAATCAG AACTATGTGGATTGTGGAGTGCAGACCTTGCTAACCCTTCTTTAG